GTTAGGGGACTTGAAAACTGTTCATAACCCTGAGATTATATTTGAGGCCACAGGCGTCTATTCTCGACGTCTTCAGGCCTTTCTTGAGGAATGTGGTTACGCTTATACACGGCTAAATCCACTGGAAGCTAAGAAGCAATTGGACAGTCTGCGAGTTCGTAAAACAGATAAAATTGACGCTGAAAAGTTGGCTAAATCTCAGCTTGTGCACAATCGTAAACCAACTTACGTGCAGGAAGAAGTTTATCAACACCTACGTGATTTAAGCCGTTTCTATCAAAATATGACTGAAGATCTTGTTAGAACTAAAAACCGTCTACACAAGGTTCTACAAGTCACCTTTCCTGAATTGGAAAATCTCTTATCCACACCAACTGGAGAGCAATATTGGAACTTAGTGATGGCTTTTCCATGTAAAGAGTTCGTATTAAGCCTATCTCAAAGTGACTTGTATGAGATTATCCGTCAATCTACCTCCAAACGCATCTCTGAAAAGCGTATTGCTTACCTGACTGATAAACTTATAAAACTCGCTAAACAATCTTTTTGTGCGGTCAAGAAAACCTCTCCAATGCTTGAAGAGGTTCGTTACTATGCTCAAGAATTGCTTCGCCTTTCTGAACGCAGACAAGTTGTCTTAAACGACATGGTAGCTCTAGCTCAGCCTTTACCAGAGTATGACATCTTACGGTCAATTCCTGGCATCGCAGAAACCACAGCGACATCTCTCATTGGCGAATTGGGAGATATTCGTCGATTTCACTCTGCCAATC
This portion of the Streptococcus mitis B6 genome encodes:
- a CDS encoding IS110 family transposase, which codes for MRAVFGIDVSKTSSEVAILVNGEKVHGYTILNDAIGFNRLLGDLKTVHNPEIIFEATGVYSRRLQAFLEECGYAYTRLNPLEAKKQLDSLRVRKTDKIDAEKLAKSQLVHNRKPTYVQEEVYQHLRDLSRFYQNMTEDLVRTKNRLHKVLQVTFPELENLLSTPTGEQYWNLVMAFPCKEFVLSLSQSDLYEIIRQSTSKRISEKRIAYLTDKLIKLAKQSFCAVKKTSPMLEEVRYYAQELLRLSERRQVVLNDMVALAQPLPEYDILRSIPGIAETTATSLIGELGDIRRFHSANQINAFIGIDLRHYESGNFLAKEHITKRGNPYARKILFKCIHNIASASHTNPCHIADFYEKRKRQSTIASTKPHTIASIHRLIRTMYYLIMHNKLYDYSLTQNR